ACTAAGAAGGCCTGACCTCAAGCCCATaactagaggatggttggaatttatcCAACACTTTATCAACCCCATTAGCAACCGGTCCAAGGTGACCATAGAtcgagccatcatgatccattgtATCATGCTCGGAGAGGAGGTGGAAGTACATAAGGTGATACCTCAAGAGTTGTACAAAGTGGCGGACAAGCCCTCCACCCAAGCAAGGTTAGCTTTCCCTCATCTTATCTATCACCTATATGATTCAGTTGGGATTGACATCGAGAGTGACATTCTAATTGAGGAGGACAAGTCCATCACTAAAAGAAGGATGGAGCATACTAGAGAGTCGGCACATGAACCACAACATGAGCATGTAGAGCCACCTCaacatgagatccctgagatgcctcaagggatatatTTTTCTCCTCAAGCTATTGGGATCAATGGCATACTTTTGTTGGAGAATTAAGCTCTAACATGAATCAGATGAGGATGGAGCATCAAGAGCATTCCACCATCCTCAATGAAATTAGAAAATATCAAAGAGCTATAAGGAAAGAACAACAGAGACAAGGGCGTGACATTGAAGACATCAAGCGCTCTATTGGATTCTCTAAAGGAAGTGGTAATCGCCATCATTAAAGTGGTCCCGTTCCATCACCCCCTTCtcttatgttatttttctgttttccattaTGTTTTATTGTCTGTTCTCTTGTTCTTATTGCATGATCTTTTctatctatgtcttaaagttataaaatgttccatatatctctcacctttcttaaaagaaaattttttttgaaaaagaaaattaagatgcatgaatttcaagttttaccttaagaatagttcaattatcttgaagtggtggcattgcttttattttctaaatgtatgaatgaacaatgcatatttaaaattgaaattaagaatgttggctcttgaaagaatgatgaaaaaggagaagtattattggtgatctgaaaaatcaaaagaaattgattcttgaagcaagaaaaagcagcaaaaagcaagatgcaataaaaagaaaaaattgcatgcgaaaaaaagaagaagaaataaaatgcagaaaaagccaatagctctttaaactaaaaggcaagagcaaaaaaagccaataaccctttaaaccaaaagacaagggtaaaatgatccaaggctttgagcatcaatggttaggagggcctaaaagaaacaaaaatcttGGCCTAAACGGCTCAACtaagctgtccctaactatatgcttgtggtgtgaaggtgtcaagtaaaaaagcttgagactgagcagttaaagtcgtgatccaaagcaaaaaaaaaagagtgtgcttaagaactttggacaACTCTATCTGGGGATTTTAGCAAAGTTTAATCACAAtccgaaagggttcacccagttaagtgtctgtggcatttatgtatctggtggtagtattggaaaataaagtgcttagagCCATGGCCAAAACTctaaaagctgtgttcaagaataaaaaagaactaaactaggagagtcaataatatcatctgaattctaagttcaTAAAGAGTCCAACACTTTTGAGTTTCAATGGACAGTGAGATGCAAAAActattcaaaagcaaaaagctactaagtaccgctcatctaattaaaaccgAGCTTCGTTGAAAACTCTaagatttattgtatcttactcttctttttatcttaccTTGTTTTAagttgcttgaggataagcaatagtttaagtttggtgttgtgatgagcggatattttatacactttttgacatcattttcatatagtttttagcatgttttatttaagttttattatattttcatagcttttagtgtaaaattcatatttttgtattctaatatgagtttgtgtgtttttactttttatgcaatttcaggtattttctggtgaaattgaggagctagagcaaaagtttgattcagagacagaaaaAGCACCGCAAATGCTGTCAGGATCTGATCTCCGTGCACTCGAAGGagcatttctagagctacaCAAGCTCAAAAGACGCGCTCTCAAGAGCTAtgaaaagctaacattcaggccttttcagaaatatataatagttcatactttgcttcagaattgaaggctcaaaactggcgttcaacgccagccatcTACCCCAATCTTGGCGTCCAATGCCCACAGAGAGGTGgccagcgttcaacgcccaaaaagggagcccctagccagcgttcaacgcCCCTAGGGAGTCCTAGCATGTGGGAGacactcaagctcagcccaaacactctccaagtgggccccggaagtggattttcacACTACAAGGCTAAGCCTATCATACttttgtaatccttagtcattaggttagtatatataggagaataTCACCCTTGTTTAGGATCTTCCACCACTTTACACATTTTTACATTGTTCTATGTACAGtatgagccactaaacctcctaggttaaggttagatgctctgctgagttttatggattaataaaagtatcaTTGTTCTATTTCAATTCGTGTTTAATTCTctcctaagatgtatcttcgttcttcaacctTATGAATGTATTGAACCGTCAAAAGTTATCtctattctacatgggttcagcaagtGTCTTTCATCGGATATcaatgaaccactagcttgattatacatctcttagacggctaatccacgacttcgttggggacttttcgagacatcagttcagccgaggttaagggagattagagtctttgtggtaaaggctagaaccaaggcgcagcattctctgatccggaagattcgaccttgtctgtggcgttttgagtagaaTCACCAAGGGAATaaactgcaggagcttcaccctcattcaGACTGGATGCGCACTAAACCTGGTGTTCAGCCTAGGGGAAGATTGGCGGCCGCTCAAACCGgtgttgatcacatacagcctgctatagaagaaatcattcacagttgGAGCAGAGAATAAGAAAGTATTAATCAAGAAGTACAAAGCATCTTtgaagccttaaccatcttcttatcattagATTCACAACTCACTGAGTAacgttatctttattttacttttatgcacttAAACAACTAAACAACTTCtttatccgcctaactaagatttacaaaatAACCACTGTTTGATCCAAGCCgacaattctcgtgggatcgaccctgactcacctCAGTATTACTTGGACGGCTCAGTGTACTTGTTAGTTCAGTTGTATGGAGTGTGGGAATCCATGTACCATGCCTCTCTTTACCTGCATCATTGAGTGCTTATCCACCAACCCTGTTTGCTTTTCCTATTATCTATAGATGCTAGCCTACATTCCAACTCGCTTATTCTTTTGTCCATCATCCTATTATTAGTGAAGGGTCATTCGAAAATTACAATTTAGAATAGACCTCCTTTGTTGGTAGCTGAACTTGTTTGTGTTTGTTGGACGCTTTGGTTTGAAATTAAGCTATTTTGTCAAATAAATAACTCAACGGTTCAATTAGTAAGTCAACGGTTGAACCATTAATTCAATAATTCAATTCTTTAACCGAAATAATTGTCGATTCGATTTTAATAACTATAACTGTAACGTTTGAAAAAGACATACTTAAAAACCCTAATAAACGAAAATGTGCACTTAGAGTTCTGCAcagcataaaaaaaaaaaataaattctacgACCTATAAAAAGTTACTCAAaagtcaaaattttaaaattacacatcactaaataaaaatcatatccCTCTAAATAAGCTAAAATCAGATGTATATACTCCCAAATCTCTAGTCATCAAATGCTATAAATATTGATTAAAATCTCAAACTAAAAtcttaaacttaaaaattttaataactcaTACGAGGATTACTTAGAAAAAACAGGTGAAGGACTAGgagagagggaaaagaaaacacTTTTTATAAAAGactaaaatgatttttttttgtttttttgtttttttttttttatttgttgtctTTAATCAATAGCTGTCCATTTGTACAGGTTTTCGTTACCATCTTTCAGTTCCACGTTcgctctttctctctctctctctcgcccCTTTTTCGTTTGTTGTTTCCTATGGTGGTTACTCGCTTTCAAGATTGAACCTTTTTGGGCCCTTTGGACCGTGATCTCTGCCAACAGTTACAGTTACAGTACCCCTggttttttgttcttcttctctttctacaGCGCTGGTTAAAGATGACCGTGGAGGACCAAATTGACCGGTTCCCCGTGGGTATGCGTGTTCTCGCTGTGGATGATGACCCAACTTGCCTCAAAGTCTTGGAGAATCTCCTTCGCAAATGCCAATACCAAGGTTCCTTACTTTTGTTCTCTTCTGATTCAGCCAAAACTTCAATTATTGTACTCAAAACAatttcttctgcttcttctttttatatctatatataattttgtgaTTAACTCGTTAAATTCGCGGTTAAGTTTGTATTTTAGTAGCTTTTTTGTCTGTGGGCATAAATAATATgtttaagttttgtgtcttcATCTTGCAATTCAAGATTTTTTGTTTCCTTGCAAGGTGTACTTGTTCTCAATTTTCCCTAAGTTGAAGACTTTAATCTATATTTGaattgtttttatgattttattgggTTGTTACATTATCTTAGAAGTATTAATGTACCTTGTCGTTGATCTAGTTTGATGGTTTAGGAGTCATTTGGCTTTTAAGAACCTCATATCTTATTtttgtggttgttgttgttgtagttACTACAACTAATCAAGCAATTGAGGCGCTGAGAATGTTGAGGGAAAACAGGAACAAGTTTGACCTCGTCATTAGCGATGTGAATATGCCTGACATGGATGGATTTAAGCTCCTTGAGTTGGTGGGGCTTGAAATGGACTTACCTGTGATCAGTAAGCACATTCACCGTTTTGTATTGACTGGAATTTTGCGTCTGCTTAATTTGCAGTTGTTAGTTAATAACGGATCCAGATTGTTGCAATGACACTTTTCTTGTTtagtttgttttcctttagttCCTCCCAAAACTGAGGATTAGCTTGAGAAAAGAATTTGTCCGTTTCCCCCATAATTATTGCCAGTGGTCTCGAGTTTGAGTTATTGGTGTGGTGGTGACCAGTATTTGGAGAGTCATGCTTGCTGTGAGATCTCTAATGTTAGAACAGTGTcctgagattgatggattcaATCAGTTGGTTGATTTGAACATTTTTCCCCCTTGTTTTTTGTAGTGTTGTCTGGACACAGTGACACAAAGCTGGTGATGAAGGGTGTTACACATGGTGCAGTTGACTATTTGCTGAAACCTGTTCGGATTGAAGAGCTGAAGAACATTTGGCAACATGTTGTCCGAAGGAAGAACTTTGATCCCAGGGATCAGAATAAGGGTTCCAATGACAAAAGGGGTCCCAATGCTGCTGGGGAAGGTAATCAAAGTATTATATCAGAAGACGGCAGTGACCAGAATAAAAATCTTGGCAAAAAACGAAAGGACCAgactgaagaagaggaagatgatggTGAAGACAATGGAGAGGATAATGATGATCCTTCATCACAAAAGAAGCCTCGTGTTGTTTGGTCTGTCGAGCTTCATAGAAAATTTGTTGCAGCAGTTAATCAACTTGGCCTTGATAGTGAGTTTCTTACAAATATAACTTCCCCATTTTCTTTGAATTCAGAATAATTCAATTTGCACAATATGGTGTTCTTGATTCCTAATCCAAGGTTTCTTTCTGTTGTTACAGAGGCTGTCCCTAAGAAAATACTTGATCTGATGAATGTTGAAGGACTTACTAGGGAAAATGTGGCAAGCCATCTGCAGGTAAAAATTCTTGTTTTGTAGTTAATAGTTGTGCTATATAGTTGTCAACAACTAGTTAAATGAAAATAGTTTAGATCttatgattatttaattaaagttGTAGTTAACAAAATGAAAGTTTGCATAATGAATTAACAACTCTGGGAGAGTCTATTTCAACATAAGTTTATAAATGCTTAACATCTAATCTAATTGAATAATCTGCCAAGTATAAGATTGTAgatatatcttttaattatttactatcTTAATAAACAGGATCTTTTCTATGCAAAAGAATGGCTTGAAACTAATTAGcctttttaaactttaaatacaCATATTCAAGTTCCACTACTGCTCATGAGTTGTTTTCTGGATCAACATTTGAGGTTTTTCGATTATTATTTGTCTATTATGGATTAGCAACACTGCACTTCCACTAGTTTGTTAAATTTCTTGGAAATAGTTCTTAGTTTTCCAggagaaaatattatttgtgaTGTTGTGATGATTGTACATAAACTCCctgtcattttttttatttgcagaAATATAGGCTCTACCTGAAAAAGGCAACCCAGCAAGCTAGCATGGTTGCTGCATTGGGTAATACCGAATCATACCTGAGGATCGGTTCAATAGATGCATATGCAGAGTTTTGCACCTCTTCTGGTCCAGGAAAGATTCCAAACCCTGCATTGCAATCATATGCCTCGAGTGGTATTTTTGGCAGGCTGAATTCCCCAGCTAACTTGAGCATGAGAGGCATTAGTGCTTCCACTCTAATTCAGCCTCCTGTTCAGCCTCAAAACCTGAACAGCACCTTGAGCCCTCTGGGTAACATTCAGGCATCAATATTTCCGGCAAATCAAACCTCAAGTTTATTGCAAGGAATTCCAACAtcaattgagcttaatcagtcTAAGCAAAACAACTGTACAACAGGTATAACACAAGTAAATCAAGTTAGTTGTAGTGGATTTACTGCTGCCTCTGGCTTCCGTGACCGTAGGCTTACAGTTGGTACAGCAAGCAATGCTCTACCTTCAGCCGCCTGTAATTCACCACAAACACATAATTCAGGAGCATTTAGAAATCAGCCTCCTGTTAGACCGGCTTCTTTAGGCACGGATTCCTTTGATGCTGGAATTTGTGGGCCTTCTAATATGTTGGATTATAATCGGTGTAACAAAAACTGGCAGAATGCAGAACAGTTGTCTAAACTTCCTGCCAATCCCTTGCCACTGTGTGAGCCGTTCAATAATGATCCACTCCCTCCCACTGGCATAAATGTTGCCAACACAAGTACTCGTATTGGTAACAGTCCTGTTGATTATTCATCCAGAGTCGCGATTTCTGTTCCTTTGGAGGATACAAGAAATGAGCTGCAGCGCCAAGAAGGCTTAATTGAAAATATTGTACAGCCTTCAAGTTATACAACACCAtcacaaaggtgggaagaacaTAAACTTGAATACAGCCAAAACATGAGCCGTCCCTTCAACTCTGTAAACTCTCATGTTTCTTCAAGTCGAGTAACAAGTTCTTTGGGGCATAATTTAAACCAAACAAATGCAGCTTGCAGCAACAGTGTTGATGCCTCATTTGTTGGCCAACTGAGTGGAGCTCCCCCATCAATCATCCAGTGCACTAATGTTGACACAAGATTGAAGTCAAATGATGCCTACATGTTGGAGCTAATGAAGTCCCGAGATGGATTTATTCAGAATAATTTTGGCACCTTGGATGACATAATGGTCCCAATGGTCAAAAGGGTATGATTAgatcttcaaaaaagaaaaaaaaaactatttactCCCTTCTTTTAGTTGCTTTAAATGTTTATTCACCGTAGTGTTGATTGTTGCATTCTATCAACATGTATATGTGGTTTGTGTAGCCTTGGCTTTCCTGAACctgtttttctgttattttggtgaaaatcatcaacctttttttgttattaaaattttttctgtATGAAACTCaagttctaaatatttttaacttaccATGATTTCCTAAGCGTTGATATAACATGATGAAGTTATATAAGTGCAATTTGCTGTTATATTTTGGTGTTGTCGtttctttgtattttttattaacatatgACTGTTTCATTTGAAATAGAATGTGAATGTAATGGCCACATCACATTCACCATGGTACTTTACTGGCAAAAGGTATGAGATTTGAGCATTTTGGAACACTTCTCATCTTCCCTAGTTTGTATCTGAaacaaagaaattcaaaatatgCAACTACTTTTCTTTATGAAGGTTCCTGATGTTTGTGTTGGAATAAATTAATGATTCAAATCTCATAAGTTTTGTATGCAAAATTGCAAATAATGTCAAGTCAGTAAACAGTACCTGATAAGAATTGAAGCCATCACATGGAATGTTACCAAATATAGACGCTGATTCTTCGGTTATGATTATCTTATAATTTGGTCATAGTTTGATATGGATTATTTGCTTTTACTTTTGTCTTTTATATGATTAATCCCCATATACCACAGTAGAGTGGTTTGTACGAACTTAATGTACAAGGTAGAACGAGTACACAGCATTTTTTCCCCTTAATTTTGGCGTGCAATAAAAGGTAATTTGGCATGATGGTTACTTGAAAGATAGTTTCTGATGCAGGAACAAAATGAACCGACATTTATAGATGGAGAAATGGGATTTGAGGCTTACCCCGTTGGAtcatgtatctgatttcttctGGTTCAGCAAGAATCCCCGAGGAGCATTAAAATCGTGAGACACTTTACTAGTTTACTGTCCGTGGAGCCAGTTTCTTGTGTAGTTTCTATATGATTAATATTCTCCTCTTTCTTAGGTAACTTGTTTCTCTATGGACATAATTGTTAGGCATCTGATTCGTTCCCTCTTGTAGTTTACTACCCACATTGAAAGATTTCTGCTGCTTTCTTAGATTGAGGAATTGTAATATGAATGTGTTCCTTGTTAGTTGTTTACTTGTGCCCCTCCCACAAAGTAAAAATGTTATTGAGCAGGGAAATTTAATGGAATTATGTTTGCACATACTTTatacaaaaatgttattaaGCACCGACTGATTCTCTCCAAACTTTATGATGAATACGCTAACTATGGATATGATGCTATGATGCTGGAAATAAACTGATTTATATCCCctttaattcaaattagcaaAGCAATATCTCCTTGTATAATATGAATTTTAGGCATTTATAATCTCGATGTGAATGAGTCAAATTGTTTATTCTTCGGTCTATCAGTGAATTATCTCTTTTGAGATTGTCAAAGATATTGcactaaaaatatttgttattgtTTCGACTCATATTCCCACTCTACCAGCtctaaatgaataaaatatatgCATTAAGATACCaagatttttttactatttcacATATTAAGGGATTTTACGTGGAAAAGAGAATGTTATATACTAATAGACTCGGATGCATAACCATAACTATGGTTTCAATATACAAGATTTTGTAGCACTTATCAACAAGACTCTATATTGGGATAAATGCGGATTGAATTGGATATGATCAAAATCTCGATTTGATTCACACTAATCATCGGATCGGATCCAATATCCGTGTTTTTTAAGCTTGAATCTGATCCATACATTGCGCATCGGATCAGATCAGATTTTGGATATATCCGtaagatataaaaatattttaaaacatttatttttattaaaaatatcaataaaattcccttttttcactcttttaaacatgtttactcttaaaatattattaaacatatttttcttaaataaaaaattaaaataatacaacatatatgatcattattagttgaaataaagcataaaaagtatatttacttatttgtttgtttattttttgcgGATCTGCAGGTATGCAAATTGAATATGCAGATACCTACTTGAAATCCACAATCCAATCCTATTAGTGTGCAGATCAAATCAGATCCGATAATCTTGTGGATTGGATCAATATCCACAATTTTTTGATCGAATTCGGATAAACACCGCAAATACgcggatccgatccgatccatgAACACCCCTCTATATTTATGATCTTAGTTAAGATTGGTTCAGAATTATGGAATCCTTTTCTACTAGATAGGAAGggctattttaaaaaatgtacttttaattaattgctCCAAAGAttctatatctatttttatgaaaaaaaatcttgTAATGAAGACGATTGTACAAATGGCACTTCAAACTTGGAACGGATATGAAGGAATTAACGatactttattttttgagttgTTCTACTAGATCAGTCGCTCAAGTCTTTGGTATGTATTTGGAGCTTATGAAAATAATGGGATCACTTCTTATAGACTCATTGAGAATGATTATGATCTAGCTCATTACCTATTAGAAGTAAAAGATGGTGGGAACTTCATGGACAGAAAAATATTGTTGTTAGTTTGATAATGATCGAATGACATTATTTTTTCGGTCTAAACCAAGGAATTCCTTAAATAGGAGGAAGGGGAGGGAGATATTTAATAAAgtaataagtaaaataaaataataaagacaaaGGCTGATAGTGTAACATCCTTACTATTAGAATGTCATACTTCCGGCTGCGTCACTTTGATAGCGAGGATATTATGACGACTTCTATATACTTAATAGCAAAATGGGAGCCTTTAACTTGAAACCATATAAACTTTTATGTGAAAACCGAAAATACTTTTTCTTGAAAACGTACGTACACACATACAAAACCAATCACATCacttcatatatataataataataatagttctTTATACAAATAACTTATAAACATGACAAGTCATTACAATCA
The genomic region above belongs to Arachis duranensis cultivar V14167 chromosome 3, aradu.V14167.gnm2.J7QH, whole genome shotgun sequence and contains:
- the LOC107478532 gene encoding two-component response regulator ARR12 isoform X1, giving the protein MTVEDQIDRFPVGMRVLAVDDDPTCLKVLENLLRKCQYQVTTTNQAIEALRMLRENRNKFDLVISDVNMPDMDGFKLLELVGLEMDLPVIMLSGHSDTKLVMKGVTHGAVDYLLKPVRIEELKNIWQHVVRRKNFDPRDQNKGSNDKRGPNAAGEGNQSIISEDGSDQNKNLGKKRKDQTEEEEDDGEDNGEDNDDPSSQKKPRVVWSVELHRKFVAAVNQLGLDKAVPKKILDLMNVEGLTRENVASHLQKYRLYLKKATQQASMVAALGNTESYLRIGSIDAYAEFCTSSGPGKIPNPALQSYASSGIFGRLNSPANLSMRGISASTLIQPPVQPQNLNSTLSPLGNIQASIFPANQTSSLLQGIPTSIELNQSKQNNCTTGITQVNQVSCSGFTAASGFRDRRLTVGTASNALPSAACNSPQTHNSGAFRNQPPVRPASLGTDSFDAGICGPSNMLDYNRCNKNWQNAEQLSKLPANPLPLCEPFNNDPLPPTGINVANTSTRIGNSPVDYSSRVAISVPLEDTRNELQRQEGLIENIVQPSSYTTPSQRWEEHKLEYSQNMSRPFNSVNSHVSSSRVTSSLGHNLNQTNAACSNSVDASFVGQLSGAPPSIIQCTNVDTRLKSNDAYMLELMKSRDGFIQNNFGTLDDIMVPMVKRFLMQEQNEPTFIDGEMGFEAYPVGSCI
- the LOC107478532 gene encoding two-component response regulator ARR12 isoform X2, which produces MTVEDQIDRFPVGMRVLAVDDDPTCLKVLENLLRKCQYQVTTTNQAIEALRMLRENRNKFDLVISDVNMPDMDGFKLLELVGLEMDLPVIMLSGHSDTKLVMKGVTHGAVDYLLKPVRIEELKNIWQHVVRRKNFDPRDQNKGSNDKRGPNAAGEGNQSIISEDGSDQNKNLGKKRKDQTEEEEDDGEDNGEDNDDPSSQKKPRVVWSVELHRKFVAAVNQLGLDKAVPKKILDLMNVEGLTRENVASHLQKYRLYLKKATQQASMVAALGNTESYLRIGSIDAYAEFCTSSGPGKIPNPALQSYASSGIFGRLNSPANLSMRGISASTLIQPPVQPQNLNSTLSPLGNIQASIFPANQTSSLLQGIPTSIELNQSKQNNCTTGITQVNQVSCSGFTAASGFRDRRLTVGTASNALPSAACNSPQTHNSGAFRNQPPVRPASLGTDSFDAGICGPSNMLDYNRCNKNWQNAEQLSKLPANPLPLCEPFNNDPLPPTGINVANTSTRIGNSPVDYSSRVAISVPLEDTRNELQRQEGLIENIVQPSSYTTPSQRWEEHKLEYSQNMSRPFNSVNSHVSSSRVTSSLGHNLNQTNAACSNSVDASFVGQLSGAPPSIIQCTNVDTRLKSNDAYMLELMKSRDGFIQNNFGTLDDIMVPMVKREQNEPTFIDGEMGFEAYPVGSCI